ttataaggagaagtaaaaaataaaatagagattaccgtgtggagaacattaaaaactttacagtaTAGTAACATAAACCGTCAAATTCACTTAAAAAGttaaatcaacaattaaatacaatcatagtactaaatttaaatttaaaactaatcaaactctaactatggaaaccatattaatcataactaaaaaagagatatatatatatatataattttcatacactattacttttgaaaatctaatgaacaatACTACCTCTCATTTATCAtctttgttatgcaaatcatcagttaataaatatatgataatggtaagaaGAGTTACAAATGAGATcgctaaaaaatatatatataaaattaattagccacTATTATTATGGAGTAATAGTCTATAATTTTACACATccaaaaaagtggaatatatagagttttcttAAAAGTGTGTGTAAAGATTCactatatgtgtatgtgtgtaaaggtaaaaaaaaaaaaaatgtatatttaaagtttttattaacttaaaaactaatgaaaaaccaataattaataactaaaattatggtattaataaaatatttaatgaaattatcttaaaaaaattatcacgcgCAATGTACGAGTATGCTACTAATGCaatattaaaagttaaaaattagtttcccataaaaaaaaaaagttaaaaattagtttatttttgaaaaacttaaaataaaaagtaaaaggttaaaaataaaaaattgttggcAGACTCACCCATAATGTTACAAAAAGTGGTGTTTACAAATTTTTGAATCATGGATATAATATTTCTTATCGGCTATACGATGaattgtactttttctttttcttttttgggatagGGTGTCCATGAATATGAACTATACTTGATTTCctgcttttatttatttcgtTGTCACTGAAacggtaatttttttaaaagaaaaatgataggaCTACAATTATCTatacaatttttgtcacaatttatCCTAGTGGCAAGTAGTAAGcgatgaaaaagagaaatagtagGTTTATGTGAGTTCACGTCTTTACTACGCATAAGTCATCACTTGACGAGTTGTAGCTAAAATCCTGTAAATAATTatcttagagcatccacatcagttgGTGGATACTCTTCTATAATACAAAAACTCcttcattttacacatttttgccaaaaaaatacCCACATCAGTAGGTGTAAAGTTGTACATAATTATACAAATGCTACAGtgaccgtgcatatatgcatggtCACTATAGCTCgtgtatttactattttaatcatttcttctctctcctatGTCTGACTCTCAtccaaggatgtcaataccgtaccggaggccgtaccggtttagctaccggtacgatatatttcggatatcggtcaataccggtgtaccatttcgggtttaccgctattttttatatttataaatatatatatatatgtatgtatgtatgtgtttgtatatatatatatatatatatattataataaatataaaagtttaccataaaacatttcctcaattcaaaactaattattcatggttttaaactttagtatcaattaaaagggaaaaaaaataaaataaaatagaaaacttaaaagttaccattgcatactaaaaaaacaaataatactaataagttaatgcaaataagttaccattctttcctaacaaaaattcaaaaattacaaaacttaaaaaaaaaaaaaaaaaatttatgtaccggccggtacgcccGATACCGGCTAGTATTGCCCGGTATTGGCCGGTACGGCCAGTATTTTTACCGGTACGAAACGTAGGGGTTAACCGTACCGGATCACCGGtcggtacggtatattccggccgtaccggccggtacggtacggtatCAACAACACtgctctcatctcatctcaactctctctttctcatttcattgcagctctctctttctctcatctcaacttTGCAAAGCCGATCAGcttctcctttttcttcaaaatctcAAGCTTCGAAGACAAAGACGATGATAGCTTGACGGAGATCTCGCGCGCCACAAACTGAGTCTAATTGGCGAGTTTGGGCAGCGAGTGAGTTGGGAATGTCAATCAGCCTCTCCGATCCAACAATCCATTTGAAAACGGAGACGATGACGGAGAATTAATCAGACATGGAGGGCTAAGCTCGTTACTACCTGGACAGCTCTAGCGCCTCCTCTGGTGCCATGGGGTTTTTGTGTGGGGCCAAGGTCTTGAACTTGAGCGCCGCTGAGGATCAAGACAATGAGAGTCATTGATGATGGGGTTTAGGGGTCTCAATTTTCTGTggggtttgtaatttttgtggGGTGATGGTGGTTGATGATTGTGGGTTGATGGTGGTGGCTGGGTGGGTGGGTTTGATGGTGGTGGCTGGGTGGGTGggtttgatggtggtggttgaGTAGCTGGTGGCTAGGTGTGGGtgattttgggtttattttaGGTCTGTGAGAAGGTTCCAGAGAGGAGGAGAaggaaggaaataataaaaaatgtaaaaagaatgaatattttattgaataaatgtgaagaatagataaactgatgtgagtattttgtaaaagtggatgtgtaaaatagaaaaaagtaggttttttcttgtaaaatagacagaaaatttgCACAAACTAATGTGGTTGCTTTTAGCattgttcaaattttttaaatttaaaactgaaaaataaaggCGAAAAACACCTTTTAGGATCCCTATATTTGTAGGCGATTCTcgttttagtccttacattttatttttaccgatTTTAGTCTCTATCTTAAAAACGCTTCTCGTTTTGGTCCTTATCATTATATCAGAAACGGAGAAAGCTGACGTGACAAATGGcaggaataaataatattaaattgatgtccacgtggcctaaattaataataaaaaaatgttttttggcattaaaaaatgtcatgtcaacatctaaattaaaaaaaattaatttattaattttaactaaattaaaaaaaattaaaaactaaaaatcatatgaattgaaATCTAAATGTGtattgaacaagaacaacaagaacacaaactcagatccaagaacacaaacccataaattagaaaaaaaaaaaaaaaaatccatttcgATCCAGATTCCAAAACTTCAAACGCACTTCAAAAATAACAGTGACTCTTTGACTAGGGTTGCtcttctctctaaatttttacTGCAATGAAGCTCGTAGGATTGAAATCCATCGAGAACTCCCACAACGAGTCGGTATGGGCGGCCACGTGGGTCCCAGCCACCGAGACCTGACCCGCTTTGTTGATGACCAGGTCACAGGACAAGACTGTTAAGCTATGGGGCTTCGACAAGCTAGTCCTGGAGCGAACCAACACTGGGCACAGCTTGGGATTGGCCAGCGTGGCGACTCACCCCTTGAGACTCATCAGCGCGTTGGCCTCACTCAACAGCTTCGTGCGTGTCTTCGATGTTGATACCAATGCCACCATCGCCACTCTCGAATCTCCTCCCTTTGGagtcctttttttatttatttatttattttattttatttaaatttctaggtttgtgttcttagatttgggtttgtgttcttgttcaagacacacttagatctcaattcatataatttttagtttttaatttttttatttagttaaaataaataaataaattttttttaatttagttaaaataaataaataaagttttttaatttagatgctgacgtggcatttttaatgccaaaaaacagtttttattattaatttaggccacgtggacattaatttagtattatttatttctgTCGTTTGCCACGTCAGTTTTCTCCATTTCTGATGTAATAGTAGAGACCAAAATGGAAagtatttttcaaaatagggactaaaactgataaaaataaaatgtaggaactaaaaTGAGAAACGCTGAAAATATAAGgattaaaaagtatttttcgccaaaaagtaaaaagctactattaaataaacaagaaatttaaaaaagcgattatttttattattttttgggaagCAATAAAGGGATTTTTGTTTGGGTAAAAAGTTTCCACCAATGAGATATCCAGTTGTCCCCACTGGAAGAAAGGACGGTTGATCTCTTATCATCACGAAGCAGTTCAGTTGACCATACTACCGATCGGTCAAACAACCAAACCCCGCAAAAACTTCGAACTCAAACCCCTTCCTTTCAATTCTCAAACACCTCCAAGATCCGAAATTGATACGGTTTTCGAGCACCCAATGGCCCCAAACGCAAGACCCAGAAGCATTCTTGAATCTCTTGGGGAAGAGATAATCAGAATCATAACACCAGTCTCACTCTGCATGTTATTGGTGGTGATTTTGGTCTCTGTTCTCAACACAGATTCTTCATCTTCTTATTCAGCATCAGCCACCTCCATAGCCACCATAGCGTACAGTGAGAGCAGCTCAGACTCATCCTGGGACAAATTCTTAGGTGCCCTTTTGAACTCCCTTGTGTTTGTGGCTGTTGTCACTTTGGTCACGTTTCTTTTGGTGCTCCTTTTCTACTTTAGATGCACTAAGTTCTTGAAATACTACATgggtttctcttcttttgttgttttgggATTCATGGGTGGTGAAATTGCAGTATTTCTGATAGAGAAATATAGTATTCCCATTGATTGTATCACATTTCTGGtggttttgtttaattttgctGTTGTGGGTGTTTTGGCTGTCTTCATGACAAAAATTGCAATTATTGTGACACAAGGGTACTTGGTTCTTATTGGAATGTTGGTTGCTTATTGGTTTACTCTGTTGCCTGAATGGACCACTTGGGTGCTATTGGTTGCCATGGCATTGTATGATCTTGCCGCGGTTTTGTTGCCGGTTGGGCCATTAAGACTCTTGGTAGAGCTTGCAATATCAAGGGATGAAGATATCCCAGCACTGGTTTATGAGGCTAGGCCGGTGAATGGTAATGATTCTGGTTCAACAGGTGGAGTACCTCAAAGGAGGGTTTGGAGAGACAGGAGGGGTGAAGATTCAGTTAATGGGTCTAACCACAATTCAAATGGCAATTCTGTTTCTGGTGAGAATGTGAATCCTGAGTCAAACTCCATTTTGAATGCCACTGCTGTTCCGGACTCAGATTCAGATTCTAATTCCGTAGTTATTGGCCACACTGATACTAGTTTAGTTAGAGCTGAAGAGGGCCGTGTTCCAGAAAGGGATGCTGAGCTATCTGCGCCTTTAATTGGTGGTAGAATGAATATTCCGCCGCATCAACCAGAAGATGATGCGTCAGGTGAAAGTTTGATGCTAGAGGGAATTGGGTTGGGTTCTTCAGGTGCAATCAAGCTGGGGCTAGGAGACTTCATCTTCTATAGTGTGTTGGTTGGTAGGGCAGCCATGTATGATTTTATGacagtgtatgcatgttatctTGCTATTATAGCTGGTCTAGGTGTCACTTTGATGCTCTTGGCACTATATCAGAAAGCTTTGCCAGCTCTTCCCGTGTCAATAGCATTAGGTGTGTTGTTTTATCTCTTGACTCGGTTCTTACTTGAAGTTTTTGTTGTGCAATGTTCTTTTAACCTCTTAATGTTTTAATACATAAATTATGTTGTCAAAGATTGATACTTGGCTACACAATATATAGCCTCAGAAAGTATGGTGTATGAAATTCATGTTTATTGTTTCAACTTAAATTCTCTCCCCCCAGTTGATTGCTTATAATTTATGTATTTGGTAAACTCAGTTTGGAATCGATGGTAAGTGTTGCcctaacaaaatttaatttctcgAGCCTGGGATTCTATCATTTGACACTTTATAACTTTAAGATTATGGGTTCTGCAATTTAAAGTTAGCAAAGAACTGAATGCTGGTTCCTGGTTAAATAGTGAATATGGGACACAGCTCCCAAGCTGATGGGAAACATGAAATTGGAGTTAGTTATCTTGGTGGGGTGGGGGGACGGACCCTGAACATGAAATTGGAGTTACTTTGGTAGCTATATAAGCAAAGAGGAGGTGTTTGAAGCATATGATAATCTCAATGTATGACTTCATTGCCATGGATATATTACAGTaagcattttatttttcccatgAAATTTCACAAGTTTCAAAAGAAAGATGCACAGGAAGTTGGGTTTGATCTAATTATAGAATTTTTAGCATGGAAAAGTTGGGACACGGAGTAGGGGTTTGAAGGATATCCCTGTGGTTCCGGCACCTCTTGTGGTGCCTGGACACTAGGGTTTGAACCTCACCAGGCCCCCTCCCTATTTAtgcaacaaaagaaaagttgGGACATGGAGTAACAGAAGCATtacaaaatatatgaaaatctTTGGAAGAAGACTCTTATTTCAAGGGGCAgaaaagctttttctttttgctttttttttggtgaagttTCAGTTGCTTAGAAGCTTTGCTTTGTACTACTGTTGGTATGGGCCTGATGCAATTGGGGTTAAGAGAGGAATTACCTTAAGACCTTGTTATCACTGACTGAATAAATCAGATGTTCTGCCACAGTGATTTTGCCAATGAGATTGACTATTGGTTCTCTATTCCAGCTTCATTCATATTAAAGGTATTGCTTCTTTCATGTTTCTTTTGTCTTACCACTTTTGAGCGCAATCAGCATGGTGGAAATTGGAAACATAGATGCACAGTACCTGCACTAAATGGATATGAAGACAATATGGTTTCGTATTTCAAGCTTGTTCTTTACATGTTTGAAATTTTATCTCCAAATATACAACTAAACTATAACCACTTGGATAATCTATGGCATTAATTGCCATATATTAACCATGAAAACTTGGCATCTTATAAATTTCTAGAATATTTTATGATTATGTGGCATGTatgtattaataataatttactgCAGAACATAATGTGGCCTCTTGCTTGAGCTAGCTTCCTATAGAATGCAATGATTAGCTTACTTCTTTGTCTGCTTTGCTCGATAGATGTAGTCTTTATAGTTCTTAGTTCTGTTTTGTTCTCATTTTACCTTAGTACACGTCCTGTGTGCATTGGCTTTTTGTATTAGTTTTCCTCTATCAATgaaatttattacttataaaaaaaaatgcattgatTAGTTTATATCCTTATTTATGTATAACTTTCTAAAGGACAAGGCCCATCAATATACTAAAGCTTTAATTGGAAGAGTGTTGTGGCAAGAGAAATGCACTCACATGGAGTTTTAGTTGAAACAAAgacatcataaaaaattaaagccaGATAAAAGGATTTGACTCGATAATTGTAGATCTCATAGAGGAAAAAGTTACATCATCATATAGAATATAGGAAAGTGAATTCAGCATGTGAATTATCATTCATCTAGTATTGAAAATTTCTTCAGACATTATTTGGTTTCTTCATCTTGCGATCTTAATGgggaaaaatgcttaaaatacCCCCATGAACTTTCAAGTAGTGGCCATAACACTCCCTGAACTTTAATTTTGGCCAATATACTCCTTGAACTTTAGATACCTGCCAAATCAATACCTCTGTTATTCTTCTGTTAATAAACTAACGGTAAAACTCACGTGAGAGGCACATGGGAATAAAAACCAAAGCTGAACAGCCTGAACcattgagagagagggagaaagttTGGGCTCAGTTTAGAGAGAGGGGAGATGATCCAACCAGAAGTCCATAACCACCTTGGTATCCTTTCTCTGGTAGTTCCGCCGTCGTCTCATTGGCTGTTCACCACtggtatatttttctctttccctttttttatttttttggtgctCTCTGTTTTTCCAATTCTCCTtgtgcgatttttttttttcttggtttgatAGATGGTTGTGGTGGATTGGGTAGGCTTGGTTGTGGTAAAATGCCcatagttggtttttttttttttccaattcacTGCTCTTTGTATGTAAAATGCAATGCTTTTTAAGTATGCTACATAgctgtttgatgaaatgcctgAGAGGGATATGGTCATTAGAGGAGTTGGTTGTTTGGTAGGATTTTAGATGGGTTTGAAATTTCTTGATAATAATTCTAGTTTATTTTGATGCATTTCTAATAACTTAATCTTTTTGAGTATATTATTATGATGAATCCGTTGATGAGAATTTACTTTGGCACCATATGGTTGTGAGCTAATTGGTGGGAGAACAAGCTGGGCTACTATTATTAACTGTTTACTTGGCTCTTTTATAGTGAATGTGGTATATGTAGTGTAGTTGATGGACTTCTGGTTGGATCATCTCCCCTCTCTCTAAACTGAGCTTAgactttctccctctctctcaacGGTTCAGGCTGTTCAGCTTTGGTTTTCATTCCCACGTGCCTCTCATGTGAGTTTTACCGGTAGTTTAATAACAGAAGTTAACAGAGGTATTGATTTGGCAGGTAGTTCAGGGGGTGTTATGGCCACTACTTGAAAGTTCAAGAGGTGTCTGAGCATTTTTCCCATCTTAATGATAACCTATGGATTGCATTGGGCATGTAGAGGGACTTTGAACCATCATCTACCAGCTTGTGATATTAATCCAGGATGTATCATTGCAGATACcattataatttaaaagaagCATTTTGACAACTTCTTTGATTGAAGAACAAGAACCTTTACATTGTCACTTATTATCATGTATCAATTTACTGTTAAGCTGAAGACAAGACATGTTTTGGCATTTAAAAATGGATGATATCAAGTTTTTTCTACTCTCATAGACCAACTACAGACTATATGGTCTGAGTATTGGGATGGATGCTGAAGGTTGTGCATTTTAcatgaaattttgtttgcatTGTAGAGTTACATGTGCTTCTCTTTCATTCATGTTTTATTATGTGCTAGTTTGAATCAAATGATTTGTTACACGGACTCTTCCAAGTGTGTCACCTAACATAAGCCATTAGGATGTCAGTCGTCGATGCTAACTTTCAAACACATGATCAACTTCATAAATTATAGCTTAGTGCATTCTTAAATCTAGATGTTTGTTTGTGCCAGACTATCTAGACACAAGTTGATCCTCAAGTAATTTAAGGATATTAATAGTATTCACGTGTAATTTAGAGGTCTAAAGCTTGGATCAATCTGACAGTTGAAACTTGCCAGAATTTTAAATGTACATATTTCCATAAGACAGGGCTTTCTTGTGCTTCTCTATCTGCAACGAACTGACAAACAGTGTCATACATTTTCCACGTGATTGGCCTACTGTCTCAATAAGTTTAGCGACAAAAGTTTGGCTTAGATGCACTGAACTTGTTGAGATAATGTCACGTGGCCAAAAATGGACACGTGTAACTATGATGACGAGTCTAGTGCAACTACTCTAGGGATACTCAATTTCACACCCAACTAATAAGTTTAGTTATGattggtgtataataaaaagTGTCAATGTGGCTTCCCTAATTGGAGAAATTCTCATCCAAGTATGAAAAGTTTTCTAATCTTGTTGTTTGTATCCTCTTATCATAATTATGGCTTCCAAAAATCAAGCTTGTTCATTTAATAGTAATTAGTACATGATGTTGACTTGACAAATGATGAATGGTAGACCAAATTGTTATATAATTGGTTGATGTGGTAATGCCGGTTATGTGTAGAAATATTTGAAAAACTATGTCGATGAGACTCATGAGGGACTGATGTAGGGTAGTACAAACGTGTTCAAACTTCATATGTAGCAAAGTATGTAATAGGACAAACGTTACAACAGTATGCATAGTTGAATAgtacataaataattaataggACATAACTTGTCTCAACCGTAGCATTTGTTGGCGTATGTGGTTTGTCGAATGTGTTTGATATGACTAGACTTGATGCAACAGTAACGGATTGATGAAGTGTAGtgcaaaaattttcataattattcACGTGAAGATTAAGTGAATGTGTTTGATCTGACTAGACTTGGTGAAACAATGATGGGCTGGTGAAGTGCAATGGAAAATTTTGCATAATTATTCACATGAAGATTATTCAAGTGAATGTGTTTGATACGACTAGACTTGGTGTAACAgtagttttattatatatatgataatctAGTAATTAAACCTTTCCCAAGCATTTAATTAAGGAATTCATCCATTCTGTGGGAGCTAATTGCTTCTACGGAAATTGATTACTTTCCAAAGTGGGTGATAAATAAGGCATTTGCATTTGTTCACGTCCATCCATTCAGCTTGTGAGCCATGCCCACTATTTGTCACCAGAATCAAGAATCTCAATTTTCCTTCTCGTCTTTGGGTTCAGACTTAGCTAGCCATCTCGTTCTTATAGTTGCAAGCCCAATGGCTAGATGCGCCTTTTACATATTGGGCCATAGCAATAACAGTTCATGCATCTTGTGCACAAGTCCATGAGCCAACAGATTGGGCTAAACTTAAGGCCTGTGTGGTAGAATAtcttaaacacatattttcagtttttaaacaacattacacgatTTTACACGCTTTTCcacccacacatatttttaaaaaaatgcaaataacattactcaatCTACCTATCTACTCTACCAAACGGTCTAGAGAACCCATGAGAAAACCCCCCCTCTTTAGCTTTTCAATCTCTCAGGcttctaaatttttaaagaaatcaaaatgtcATTTCAGCATTAGTGATTGGTCATGAATTTGTCACTGTATATCCCATGTGGTCATTTACCATTTGGACTAACACTCCTCAATGAGTTTAGGGATACACTCAATTTCACATCCAACTAATTTGTCAAGTTGAGATTAGCGCATAATAAGTTTAGTGTCAATGATGTGAAAGTAATGTAGCTCCCCTCATAAGTTTATAACTAAGCAAGGTATGAAATTGAGTGTAAAATTGGATGTATCTATAGCATTCTTGAGTGCTAATACAAGCTGCTACCTACAGCATTATCTTGACATTTGTTTAACCTTTCTCTGCTCCTCAAAAACAACTTCAATGTGATGTGTGAAATTGAGACCGAATCAATCCATTGAGTACGCTCATAATGGATTCAATCTAGTTCATAATAGAGAGTTGCCTTTCTTGATTTCGAACAAATGATTGCTCCATAACTTTTCATAACTATCTATTTCAAAATCTATAAATATCTATTGTATAACCAATAGGTGAGTCTgcgtgtgggtgtgggtgtatAAATGTGAGTTATAGATGAAAAACGGTCTTAATCTCTCTTTACCAACTCTTCGTAGGTTCGTAAGTGGTGGATTTGTATGTCTTGCTTTTAGAGTGTGCCACAAAAGTGCTTTAAAAGCTTTAAAGCTCTTTAAgcagtaagagagagagagctttaaaGTGTCCGAGAATTAGTTTTCAGTTATAActctttttaagcaaaaattTAGAGCT
The Quercus lobata isolate SW786 chromosome 10, ValleyOak3.0 Primary Assembly, whole genome shotgun sequence DNA segment above includes these coding regions:
- the LOC115965747 gene encoding presenilin-like protein At2g29900; the protein is MAPNARPRSILESLGEEIIRIITPVSLCMLLVVILVSVLNTDSSSSYSASATSIATIAYSESSSDSSWDKFLGALLNSLVFVAVVTLVTFLLVLLFYFRCTKFLKYYMGFSSFVVLGFMGGEIAVFLIEKYSIPIDCITFLVVLFNFAVVGVLAVFMTKIAIIVTQGYLVLIGMLVAYWFTLLPEWTTWVLLVAMALYDLAAVLLPVGPLRLLVELAISRDEDIPALVYEARPVNGNDSGSTGGVPQRRVWRDRRGEDSVNGSNHNSNGNSVSGENVNPESNSILNATAVPDSDSDSNSVVIGHTDTSLVRAEEGRVPERDAELSAPLIGGRMNIPPHQPEDDASGESLMLEGIGLGSSGAIKLGLGDFIFYSVLVGRAAMYDFMTVYACYLAIIAGLGVTLMLLALYQKALPALPVSIALGVLFYLLTRFLLEVFVVQCSFNLLMF